Proteins co-encoded in one Pyxidicoccus xibeiensis genomic window:
- a CDS encoding TfoX/Sxy family DNA transformation protein, with protein MRSSRPSGSTRSRAFPKARASGAGTTASLLNLGTRTSERLRTVGIADEATLRAVGATEAYRRLKAAFPRQVSAVALYALHGALTNTHWNDFPPEVKAQMRARAEGHDDES; from the coding sequence ATGCGTTCGTCCCGACCCTCCGGCTCGACCCGCTCACGGGCTTTCCCGAAGGCCCGTGCCTCCGGCGCGGGCACCACGGCCTCGCTGTTGAACCTGGGCACGCGCACCTCCGAGCGGCTGCGCACCGTGGGCATCGCGGACGAGGCCACGCTGCGCGCCGTGGGCGCCACCGAGGCGTACCGCCGGCTCAAGGCCGCGTTCCCGAGGCAGGTGAGCGCCGTGGCCCTGTATGCCCTGCACGGCGCGCTCACGAACACGCACTGGAATGACTTCCCACCCGAGGTGAAGGCGCAGATGCGGGCCCGGGCGGAGGGCCATGACGACGAATCATGA